The Cynocephalus volans isolate mCynVol1 chromosome 1, mCynVol1.pri, whole genome shotgun sequence region TACCTTCTAGGGCCTGACAAGAACTTCACGAAGGAGCAGGTACGTGGGTGCTGGGGTATGGGGGCCGTTGGTGGGTGGGCAAGGGAGCAGTGTCTCAGGGTGGGGGCTGCTCTCCTGTTTGACACACAGCAACTGAGGCGGGAGAAGCTAAGTGGCCGCGTGAGATTACAGGGGTCCTGGAGGGAACTGGCTGGATCCTGCAACCTGCATCCAGTGCAGTGGGCACCGTTAGGTGGAGGACCAGACTGGGTAGAAAGAGACCTCAGGTCCTGCAGAGAGGGAGCCATATGTGCTTTGGGTGTCTGAGGGCAGAGCACACACGAGGAGTGCTGCctcccagcccacccccaccGGCCAGGCCGGCTTATCTGGTACCTGATGAGAAAGGCCATGTCCAGCCACATCCAGCCCTGCTGGGTACCTGCCTCCAGCAGGGACTTAGCAACTATTTGCCTAAGGAGATTACTgaaggaatttttcttttctcagccacAGGGACAAAGGATCTTACTGTAATCTTATTAGTAAGTGTGTGCCCAGATGTGAGTCCCTAAGTCCGTATGTAGGATGGAAGCAGCAAAAGGCTGGGAAGTAGTTCCCTTCTGGAACTTTTAGCGTATCCTACGTAAAACACAACCAAACAAAAGGAGTATGGAGGCCATTGGTTGGTAAAAGGCATCTCCATAAGCCATCATCCCAGCTCAGGTCACCTCTCCTCTACACTCGTCATGCCTGATGTCTCCAGCCTCCATTGCCCCTATCGTGGCACCTAGCCTATGCACCCACTTTGCTATCGCTGGACCTGACCCTGGGTTTCTTAGCGAAGCCCCTGCCTCTCTGGCCATGAGAATGGTCTCTACCCTTTGCAGACCCTAGACTTGATAAATCAGATGGACTCACCATGCATATGAGGAGTGGCCTCCTGGAACAGTGGAGGTGCTGCCCTGTGACTGCCTGCCCAGGGCTCAAAGCTCTGCACATGTGTGATTGTTTCTGGTCCCACAGCTGGCGCTGAGCACTGACCACAGAGCTGGGTCACCTTCCAGGCAAGGCTGGGGGTTCGCCCTGCCTCCACCCACCAGTGGCGGGGCTGGGGCAGCAGCCCGGGGTTGTCTTCATGTTCCCTCATGGCAGCACCTTCTGCCCCTGGCGGGTTGGTCCCTTACTTCCCTCACTCACTGACTGGGCAGACGGTGTCTCTGCTCTTAACAGAGGGCCACTTCCTGCCGTTGAGGTTATTTATGGCAATAAGCATACCGGTGAAGCTTCTGTTAAAATAACAAGAGAAGTCTCTGCAGCAAAACGTTACAAACTCCACATGCATGCCCTCCTGTGTTGCACAGTAAGTGATTAAAAAGTAGATTGCAGCAATAAAGCCATTCCACCAGGCTTTGTGTGTTGTCAGAAGGATGACAGATGCAGGTGGGTGCTGCCCACTGCCACGTGATGGGGTCCCCGGCCTCAGCCCCTGTGCTTGCTGGTTTATGTCCCGAAGTTCCTGTAAATGGTGTATTAGGACTTGCCTTCCTGCCCAGTTAGACATGGGAGATTTGTCCACATAGATCCAGGGCTGATCTTACTTACCTAAGCTGTGTCTGTGGGACTGACCCACAAAGCCTTTACCCAGTGCTTCACTGGTGGTGAGTGGGTggttttcagcttttcaccacTGCAGGGGATGCATTGGGTTTGGGAAATGTGGTAGAATCCTTGGGCTTGGGGTGCAGGGAATGTTCTAGATCCTTGGGATGTGCGAGGCCCTGGACATAGCTGACCTGGGCTGGTGTTTCTGGCTCACCTTCTGGTATGATTTCTGCTCCATCCATGGTGTGCAACAGGCTTCCTGCATCCTTCTTCCAGCCTGCGTGTGGCCTGCTGAGCACCGGCCCCTGAGCTGTGGGGAGCGCACCCTTTGCTCTGTGTTCTCCCCATTTCTCCTGCGGCCGGTGGGTGTTCTCTTTGGGACTGGTTACCTTTCTTACTGCCTTGTAGGAATCTCAGTGCCTTTGAGATTGGACTGGCGGTGCGTAAGGCATACTGctccctgtgttttttttttcaagagtcATTTTTAATTAGGCAAATCCCCTTCATGGTTTATGCTTTGAGTGTTATCTCTGAAGCCCTTTCCCCGCCCTAAGTCTTGAAGATGTTCCTGTGAGGGACTGCTTGGCGTGTTCAGGCTATGACCCCTTTGAACTGTGCTGTGCAGTATGACATGCAGCGCCCCCACCCCCATGGAGAGCCCCTGCCCAGGACCTTGCACACAGCAGTCCTTTCTGACCCATGGCCGATGCCCCTGCCCCAACATGGGGCTCAGTGGTGGTCAGTCAGTCCCTGTGACAGCATGTCAGGTGTCCTGCTGACCCCACGCAGGCCTGTGCCTGCTTGCCCAGCTGCCCTGGGATTTTCTTCCTCCCCTTCAGAGAAGCTTCCTGAGGCCGGTGGGATCTAGGTTTGGGCTCTGTTCCCTGCACCCTGCCCATTCAGCCTAGATCTGACCCAAAGCATCAGCAACACAGGCTCAGGCCAGTAGAAGGTTGTCCTCTTGTCAGAGCTGTAGCTACCTGAAAGATGCCACCTTCCTCCTGGGACCTTTGTGGGCACCCCTTGCCCAACAGCCTTCCAAGTGGGACACAGGTTACAACCCTGTGCAGAGCCACCTGCCAAGTCAGGAAAGTAGAGCAGGGGACACAGAGGAGGTGGGGGGTGAGGAGAGGAAGGAGCGGGATTGTGTTTGTGGCTCGAGCATCTATGTTGGTGACATGTGGCTGCACTCCAACCTGTGGTCTGGGGAGAGCCTTGCAACTGGAGCCTAGGATGAGACTGGGAGGTGCCCATGGGAGGCGCGTGCATATGCAGCTCTTGTTTTGAGGCATAAATAGGGTGGAGTCCATCAGTTCAGGTAAGGGGTGAGGCTCCTGAGAGCCCCATGGCCACCCTTCTCCAGGGAAGGTGAGCCAGGCCCTGCCTCCTGCTTGGGCACCTGCTGGCTCAGACCTGTGCCAGCTGTGGGGGCTGGGCTGCATGGCACAGCAGTCCCTGTGTTGAGGGGTGGGGGGACCCAGAGGTACAAGGAGGGCTCATGCTTCTGAACTGCTTCTTTCCAAGACAGCAGGAGTCTGCACCTAGCCATCCCATCAGGGCTCCCTGGGCTGGCTCCTCCCTAGCTGAGCAAACAGCCACGAGGTCTCATCAACAAAGGGCTGTGGTGTTCCAGGATCCTACTAGAAACAGAATGCAGACCTCTGGAGCCAGGCCCTGAGGCTGCCACAACCCACCATGGGATATTCAGCCTCTTGGGGCCTGACCTGCACTAAGAATGTCCCGGATTGTCTGATGTGAACAGAACAGCGCTGGAGGGATTGGGGGATTGTCAGTGCCCTGTGCTGCTGGAACCATGGAGCCTTGGGGCTTAGCCGTGGCTTCCGTGGGATGCAGGTTCAGGAGGGAGCAACCAGGCGGGGACCACTGCCGTTGGCGAGCCCGGTTGTCCCAGGCTGGGTTCTCCCAACAACCTCCCTCCGAGCCCCATGGAGGCTTCTCAACATGCCAGTCCCCTCAAGCCCAAATCTGGGGTCCTGTTCACCAGCTGCCCATGATGGTGGCAGCCAGACCCTGGGTACATGTGGCAGCACATCTTGGGCATACCAGACAGGAGTGCTGAGGAAGCTCCTGGGCAAGGGGCTGTGGCTCAGTGCAGCCCCCGATGTACTGACAGGGCGCAGTCCTGGGCCCTCCGTTTTCCATCTGTAAAGTGCCGCTGGCTGTGGGTCACCTGGGGCCATGCACAGGTAGGGACATGGGACTGCTGGTGGTCAGATCTGAGTCGGGGTTACTAGTATGAGTCACGTGGGACTTGGGGGAGGCTTCGGCCTCGGAGCTTAGCAAGCCCCAGATGGCTTACCTGGTGCTGACCCCTGGCAGATCTGAGGTGGGGTCTGgtgggtccccaggcagggccaCCTGCTGGAAACCCACAAGGGCCTGGGGAGAGACTCCAGGCACAGGGTGGCTCCCACATCCGTCTCCCTGGGACAAAGACTGGCCCTAAAGACCCTCCTTGAGGGACAGGTGTGAGGATGGGGAGTGCTCCATGCCCACAGAGGCTGCCTGCTCCCCTCCTGTGGTCCTTTTCCCGtgctcctcttctctttcttttctagtcTTCGTGTCCTCCCTCCTCTGTGTTCTGTGTCGTCCGTCCTGTGGACTCCTTCTTTATCGTCCTGGCCTGTTTATCTGATAGTCTCTTGCTTTTACCTGTCCTCCTGTCAGGGCTGAAGTGGCTTGTGTTGGTGTGAGTGTGTTGGTTACGGCTCCACTTTCCATGATGTTAGATGTGAGATGAGGTCAACTCGTACTTTATTGCTTTAAGAATAAATAGGGCTAGATTAACATGACCTAATATGTAATTAATAGTAATTTCCATGCTCATTGCCAGCTTTCTATAGGTGACAATTCCTCGCTCTTATTGTGCCTCTGGACAGTCCTGAGCGGCTGCATATGTTCACAGGAGAGGACGAGATGGGATGGGGAATCTTGAGGAAGGGAGGTTCCAGGCGTGTGTGCGCTGTGGCTGCAGGGTGGTGGCGGGTGCGCAGTTGGCAGTGATGACTCTGGTCACTGATGTGGGGCGCCTACCCGTCCACAGGTCACCAACGAGATCACGCCGGTGCTGTCCTACTCCTACATGGTGGTGCTGGTGCCCGTCTTTCTGCTCACCGACTACCTGCGCTACAAGCCGGTGCTGGTGCTGCAGGGCCTGAGCTTCGTGTCCGTGTGGCTGCTGTTACTACTGGGCCGCTCGGTGCTGCACATGCAGGTCATGGAGCTCTTCTACAGCGTCACCATGGCTGCGCGCATCGCCTACTCCTCCTACATCTTCTCCCTTGTGCGCCCCGCGCGCTACCAGCGCATGGCCAGCTACTCGCGCGCCGCCGTGCTGCTGGGCGTCTTCATCAGCTCCGTGCTGGGCCAGCTGCTCGTCACCGCCGGCGGTGTCTCCTTCCCTACACTCAACTACATCTCCCTGGCCTTCCTCCTCTTCAGCCTGGGCCTCGCGCTCTTCCTGAAGCGCCCCAAGCGCAGCCTCTTCTTCAACCGCCCTGCGCCCACACCGGGGGCCGCGCCCGGCGAGCTGGACTGCATGAACCCGGCACCCGGCCGGCCGCGGCGCGCACTGCTGGCCGCCTGCGGGGACTGCACGCTGGCGCGCATGCTGCAGGAACTGGGGGCAGGCCTGCGGCTGCCGCAGCTGCGCCTCTGGTCCCTCTGGTGGGTCTTCAACTCGGCTGGCTACTACCTGGTGGTCTACTACGCGCACATCCTGTGGAGCGTGGTGCAACCCACCACCGACAGCACTCGAGTCTACAATGGCGCTGCCGATGCGGCCTCCACCCTGCTCAGTACATGCTGCCCCAGGGCCTGCCCgcccgcccggccccgcccgcccgcccgcccggccccgcccggccccgcccggccccgcccggccccgcccggccccgcccggccccgcccggccccgcccctcctCTCTGctacccagccctgcccaccctcctccctgcctcgctcaccctcctccccgcccctcagccccacccctccacccttccccgccccccccaaccTTCTGGCACAGCCGTGACGTCCCCACCTCCCCAGGTGCCATCACGTCCTTCGTTGCGGGCTTCCTGCAGGTGCGCTGGGCACTGTGGTCAAAGCTGGTCATTGGGGGCGTCACGGCTTTGCAGGCCGGGCTGGTCTTCCTCATGTACAGGACCCACGACATCTGGCTGTGCTACGCGGCCTTCGTGGTCTTCCGCGGCTCCTACCAGTTCCTCGTGCCCATCGCCACGTGAGTGCAGGAGCGTGTGGGGGCGCATGGCGGGAGGGGCCGAGGGCAGGGTGGGATGGGCGGCGTGTTCTGCTCTCCGCGGGGGAGTGCCCCCGGTGCACAGTGCGTGACCCCCGCCGCAGGGGCGCCTCCGCCAGCCTTGGTTCCACCTCGATCCCGCACAGCCCCATCTTGGGTCCTCCCTGCGCTGCTGTCGGACTGTGGGCCTGGCTCTCCTCAGCCTTGGGTTCTCTCCCTGGGGACCTTCCTGCACTCCCTTCCGACCCTCCGCCCAGGGGTGACCCGATAGTTACCCCACAGCCCTGTGCCCCCAGCTCCTCCCAGCTCTCCCTGGCCCTGTGTCCTTGTTTCTGAAGTCCTGCCAGGGGGTCACAATCCCACCATCCATGCCCCACCCATTCCTGAGACCCCTTGCAGGCTGCAGTGGTGAGTGTGCACCTGTAAGCATCCACACTCACTTCACACTTGCGGGGCATTCCCACCCCACATGGGGGCATGAGTACCAGCAGATGGTCCCGCCCCCCCTTCCAAGTGTTGATGGGTCACGGAGGTGAGCCTTACCAGGGAAGGGCTTGGGGCATTCACAGGCTGGGGTGGGGTTGTGACGGGAATCTGCAGGTAGGGTGGGCTGTGGATAGCTCTGTGGGACACATAGGCTCACCCCCACCTACAGGTACCTGCTTCTCTGCACCTCCCTTGgccttcccacctccctccacccctctccctccctggagGACTTTGGCCAAggctcacctctctgggcctcactccACTGGGGAGATGCCTCTGCGCCCAGCCTCCTAGGGCTGCctgtctcctctccctccccacgtGGACCAGGCACCCTGGGGCCACCCCTGGCCATGCACCTATCAGGTCATCTGCCCCCTGCCTCTTCTGAGCTGAGAGCATTCTTCTGCTCCTGATTTCTGGAGTTGTTTCCTCCATGGGATGGTGTCCCTGCCCCCTGCCTCTTCTGAGCTGAGAGCATTCTTCTGCTCCTGATTTCTGGAGTTGTTTCCTCCATGGGATGGTGTCCTTGTCCCCTGCCCCTGTTGCCTGGACACACcaagtgtgtgtgttttcctgttCTCCATGTCTAGCCCACGCTGTTCAGGTGCAGAAAGCGTGGATTAAATTCAGCCTCCTTTCTGCCGTCCCAGCCACACTGCTGGGCTGCCAGGACTGCTTGCTGCAGGGGACTTGCTGCATGCCCTCTGTGCTGTGACTACCTTCTACACACTTACCCCTCATGGCCCCCAGGCCTGGTCTTCCTTGGACACTGGACATCTGCCTGGGCACAGCCCCCACCCTCAGCCTGTGAAGGCCCCAGAGTCTGTCAGTGATCAGGCTCACCTGTCAACACTTTGAAAAGGGCTTGGGGCCACCTGTTGGCTTTGCCTTGCCCTCACTTCGTCCAGTAGACGTTGCCTTGGATGTTTTTGCTAATTGTAAAAGTCAGAGGCATCTAttgcaaaaaaccaaacaacaacaacaacaaaaaaacaaatgcagAGGATGAACGcatagagaagaaaacagacGTGTACCCCTAGGGATCCACTGTGTGAGAGTCCGAGTCAGACACAGACGTAATTGGTCATGCTTGGTAATGAGAGATATGCCTCATTAACGGTTCTCAACTAGTGGGTAAAGTCACTATTTCCAGTTTCTCCTGTAACAGACAACACAGATGAATATTCTTCTGcctacattttctttcaaagttttGATAATGGCCTAGAAGGGGAATGGCCAGGTGAAAGGGTGCATTCTTTGGAAGAGGGTTTCAGTACACACTGCAGATGCCTGCAGGCCAGGTGGGGCGCCCCCCCACACTCAGGCCAGCCTTGCTTTCCCTCCATTAGAGGGTGCGAACTCTCCTTTAGTGGCCACTTTGGATCTTTTGACTCTTCTGCTGGGatgttattttttgcttatttatctgGAGTGGACTTATATCTAGCACACGTGACTATATCATTTGATCATGTATTTTACAGTCATCCCCATGTTGTGGTTTGTCTTTATTTCCACTCCGGTATTGTCAGAGCACCTTTGAAGAGCTTGGGGGTGCTGTGAGGGCTCTGCCTGGGTTGGCACTGCTTTCCCAGGTGTTCATCTGTGGCCTGGCCTTGCTCCCGTCGACAGGCTCTTCTCCCCTGTGTTGGCTGCCTCGGGTCCACTCCTGGCCTGCGACCTGCCCATGCTGGCCTTTCCCATGCTCGTGCACTCCCTGCCCGCCCCCTCTTCCCCAGCACCAGCATTGCGGTCATGCTCTCTAAATGGTTTTtggacatttgtttatttattctccaGGGGGACTTAGAACATTTTTTGTTCAgttggttttttttaagaaaaaaagcacttTGGAGGTTTTCATTGGAACAGCACTAAAATGTTAGTTTCTCTGCAGAGGGCAGAAGCCTGAAGCGTTGTTTCTCTTTAGAGATGTGGTGCCTGCATGTGTCCAAGCTATGGCTGCTTCGTTCTCTAGCAATGACTTCTGTCTCTTCTGTTGCTTAACCCGCTTTTCTTGTTCTTCTGTAATTCCCTTGATTTATTGAGTATTTTGTGATGAAGGACTTCCATTCCAGACTTTTATGCCTATGTCCCTAGGTTCTCAGGGTGGTGATTTTCTGTGAATTTTGGGATGAGTAAGACCTAGTTGTCCCAGAGTTGTCAGGAGATTTCCAGGCATGTTCACAAGCTTGCATTCTCACTGTTGGCATCTTTTGTATTGAGCCCAGAAGACGCGGCCCACACGGGCGGGCTGGGTGCTGGACTCTGGCTTGGTCTGGCATGGGGGCTGCTGGCGTGGTGGATGGGATGTGCAGGACAGGGGAGGGGGCTGAGGGCAGGACTATGAGCAGGCTTGCGGCCTGGCCAGCCCTTAACTTGCCACTACTCCCAGTGGGTCCCTAGAGTCCTTGGGAGCTGCGGAAGCTGTGGGGCTTTCCCCTCTGTTCTTGCTTTCACCTCTTCCTTCCCCAGCAGAGTCTGACCTCGGTCTGCTCTTCCCTGCCCAGGTTTCAGATTGCATCTTCTCTGTCCAAGGAGCTCTGTGCCCTCTTCTTCGGGGTGAACACATTTTTCGCCACCATTCTCAAGACCATAATCACACTCATTGTCTCGGACAAGCGGGGCCTGGGCTTCCCAGTCCACTCCCAGGTAAGTCCTTTTCTGGGCTCCCTTCCTCCAGGAGGGAAGCTACTCATGGAGGTCCCAGCCAGGGCCTCCTAGTGACGCCCTGGTGTGGGTCCACTGTGGGCTGGGCACTGCAGAGGGTGGCCAGGGCATCTGCAGCAGGACAGGAAGTAAGAAAGCCTGAGCTGGGCTCCCTCAAGGGAGCAGGAGCCTGTGTGTGGGCAGTAGGTGTGGTGGAGTGACTGAGCCTCTGCCACCCACCGTGCCTGCCTGTGCTGCTTGCTCTTTGGCTCAGGTTTGTCCCAACTCCAATTTGACCTCTGTGTCCTCGAGGTCTGCAGATACCCCCCAAAGCCAGCCTGTGTGCTAGTCACTTATGAGGAGCAGCTGTGACCAGCTCTTGTGTATCCCCCCTCTGGCCAGCatcaggggaagggaggaggtgtgGCCATGACATGGCTCTGTGCCTGCGTCATTACTGCTCAGCTGCTTGGGATTGCTTGTGATTCTCAGGACCTGGTGGCCCTGAGCCCTGGGTGTGTGACACATAAGCTTGCTCGCTCAGGGGATAGTGAAATAGAGCTGCTGCGGTTGGTGGTGGCGCACTGGCCCCACTCTGGCTCCCCATCCCTGTTCCCACTCCTAGGTAGGTTTTCTGGTGCTTCAGAGAAGAGCTTTGTGATTGAGGGACCCTTATGCATTTCATTTCTGGTGGTCTCAGCCAAGCGGGATCTCTCGAAGAGAGCCAGATTTAGCCAGATGGTGGCACAGCAGGAGGGATCTTGCCCTCATTTCTCAGTGGCTGCCATGCCTGGTCTGTAGCTGGACAAATGCTCTCAGCAAGAGCCCTTGGCCAGCTGGCAGGAAGCCTTTGTCTACCTGGAGCCCAACTCTCCCTGGGCAGGAGAGCTGTCAGAACTAATGGGCTCCATTGAGGTGGCCTGACCCTCTGAGGGTACCGAGTCAGCATAGCATTTGATGACCTGAAGCTCAGCACTGCGTATGGCTAGCCAGGAAGGAGGCACGGGGCAGGAGCTGGCATTCTGGTTACTTGGGTACAGACCATTTTGCTTGGAAACTTGCCTTGCGATGTTTGGAAATGCCCTTTGGGGGCAGATGGCTGACTTCTTGCTTTTAGAGGCTTGTTCTTCAGCTTGAGAGGGTCATGGAGGCCTGTCGACATAGGCAGGTGGTGTGGCCCTGCTTTTACAGAGCCCTCCAGGTGCACTTCCTGTCCAGCTGAATGTTGGGGATGGTCCAGACTCACTTGGCCTTTGGTTGACATGTCCAGACCCAGCAGGGGTGGATGAAACTTCCTTGTCGCCAAGATCTTCTTGGATATGCAGGAATGTGCATGCCTGAAGCTTTGTGTTGACTATGCATGTACCCAGGGCAGTCCAGCACCCTGGGAGGGGCCCCAGCACCCGGAAAGGAGGCCATCCTCATCCTTGGACTCCCAAGTTGTCCCCTGCCCCAGACAGTGGAACCTGTATGTGTGGACAGGCAGGAAGGGCCCTATCACAGAGAGACTCTAGGGAGCCTGGTGTGGCCCCAGACATGCTGGGCCTTACTCCCGGCCTGCCCATGTGGGCACTGGTGGGAACCAGGATGGAGTGGTCCTGGAGCTTGCCtgggtttgcttgttttttaaactgaactttattttttggtgattttACATTCACATGAAGTTTGCGAAATGATAGAGATTCCTGTATGCTATACCCAGTTCCCCCAGTAGTCACATCCTGCAGTTCTCCAGCTCAGCATCACAGCCAAGCTGTTGACATACAGTTAAGATCCACAGCACAACATCCC contains the following coding sequences:
- the SLC19A1 gene encoding reduced folate transporter isoform X2, yielding MVPSGQAVEKQVPVEAELGHELRSWRCLVFYLCFYGFMAQMRPGESFITPYLLGPDKNFTKEQVTNEITPVLSYSYMVVLVPVFLLTDYLRYKPVLVLQGLSFVSVWLLLLLGRSVLHMQVMELFYSVTMAARIAYSSYIFSLVRPARYQRMASYSRAAVLLGVFISSVLGQLLVTAGGVSFPTLNYISLAFLLFSLGLALFLKRPKRSLFFNRPAPTPGAAPGELDCMNPAPGRPRRALLAACGDCTLARMLQELGAGLRLPQLRLWSLWWVFNSAGYYLVVYYAHILWSVVQPTTDSTRVYNGAADAASTLLSAITSFVAGFLQVRWALWSKLVIGGVTALQAGLVFLMYRTHDIWLCYAAFVVFRGSYQFLVPIATFQIASSLSKELCALFFGVNTFFATILKTIITLIVSDKRGLGFPVHSQGLHQPFPPAEELRSPMEEKTAQALSVQDGGPGSLQPLALPLPPEDSAWTAEPASWEQSQLHESKA
- the SLC19A1 gene encoding reduced folate transporter isoform X1, with protein sequence MVPSGQAVEKQVPVEAELGHELRSWRCLVFYLCFYGFMAQMRPGESFITPYLLGPDKNFTKEQVTNEITPVLSYSYMVVLVPVFLLTDYLRYKPVLVLQGLSFVSVWLLLLLGRSVLHMQVMELFYSVTMAARIAYSSYIFSLVRPARYQRMASYSRAAVLLGVFISSVLGQLLVTAGGVSFPTLNYISLAFLLFSLGLALFLKRPKRSLFFNRPAPTPGAAPGELDCMNPAPGRPRRALLAACGDCTLARMLQELGAGLRLPQLRLWSLWWVFNSAGYYLVVYYAHILWSVVQPTTDSTRVYNGAADAASTLLSAITSFVAGFLQVRWALWSKLVIGGVTALQAGLVFLMYRTHDIWLCYAAFVVFRGSYQFLVPIATFQIASSLSKELCALFFGVNTFFATILKTIITLIVSDKRGLGFPVHSQFLVYFVYLLVLSAIYFLGAMLDGLRHFQQGLHQPFPPAEELRSPMEEKTAQALSVQDGGPGSLQPLALPLPPEDSAWTAEPASWEQSQLHESKA